AAACCTTGTTATGCATATCTATTAACTAACCATGTGATCGTTACATGCAACATAATTACTGCAACACAACTATTGCAGAACAAGGTACTTCTTGGCATACACAATAGAACAGGCAGGAAAGGAAGACCAGAGAACTTTGAGAATGTCTATTAGTTCAGCTATGTGTGGAATGGAGTGGGAAATAAATTCTCACTGATGAACCATGAGCAGGTAATGTTTAAGCTGACCTAAGTTTTCAGCTTACAGACTGCTCAAGAAAATTACAAGTCAAAATATGTGGCTTATGTTGGAAAAGGTGAATTATTTTGTTCAAAGGTGACCAGCTTTCTCCTTAAAccatgtcatgtccaactctttttgcgagcccatggactgtagcccaccaggcttctccatccatggggttttccaggcaagaatactagagtgggttgacatttccttctccaggggatcttcctgacccagggatcgaaactgtgtctcctgcattgcaggcagattctttaccagtgagccgcCTAAGAAGCCCTAatctcttaaaaatacaaaaatgtactTTCCTAGGCAGGGAAGAGGTGAGCAAAGGTGGGCACACTCTCCAACCAAAATGACACTAAGTAGCCACACGGGCACATCACACCACGTTCAAAACTGTTTTCAGCCAGCTGTGTGGTGatttcccccattttattttgaaaacacaaaaccgacagaaaagttgaaagaacaaCAAAACCATCAGCCATATGCTCTTCATTTAGGTCCACCAATTAACACTATGCCACagctactttctctctctctctccatatatgaTATAAATCACATACTTTGCTCTTTGCTGGAAGAGAAGTTGCAGATGTTATGTGCAAACTTACTCTGAATATTTCACCCTAAATATTCAATACATATCTCCTAAGAAAAAGTTAtgtcatcagtcgtgtctgagtctttgcaaccccatggactggtgcctgccaggctcctctgtccataggattttcccagcaagaatactgggatgggttgccattttctcctccaggggatcttcccaacccagggatcgaacctgcatctcctgcacttgcaagcggattctttgccacttagccacctgggaagcccaagaacaagGACATTTCCCGACAAAACCATAATAGCATTCCACACCCAAGAAACTTAACACTGACACAGTATTACTATTATGTGGTTCATATTCAAAACTTCCCACTAACTCAATGTcctttctagatttttctttcctcaactaGTAATCCAATCAATAATCAAATGTTATATTTAGTTGTCATGCTGTATGCAAGTTTGTAAACAGTCAACAGTTAAAAACTTAAGATGAAATCTATAAAATTTGGGTGAGTAGATATGCTAGCATAAAATATCTGGTTATGGTTTCCTTAATATcacagctaaaaaaataaaaaatcatgaaaaattgATACTACATCTCCTACAACTTCCCCTTTTTAGAATTACAGAAACATTTTTTGGTAATGGAACTGTAAAAGCTATCCATTCTGAGGATGGAAAGTCTAATAAGTGAATTCATCAGAAATATAACTGAAGTTTGGAGAGGATTATCCTTTGAGGAAGGATGAAAGTCAATATGCTGCCTTTCATTTACTCCACAAGCAGTAAGATAAAAGTCTACTGTGACGGGAAACGGATGGTCCCTGCCTGTGGGATGTCTGCACCACTGGAAACTGACATTCACTTATTCTGCAGAGCAATTATGCAGAGTATTTGTATTTCACAATAAACCAACACAAACTTTAGCTAAGTGTATTTAGTTTAACAGTGATAAAGGTTATGTAAATTTTTGCTGCCTCCACAGAGggaatttcattttccatttctgaaTTACTTTACATGTCAGTTGATTATACAGACCCCCCGAACACTCTAAACTTTATGTGTCACCACAAGGCTTAGGGATCCAGGACAGTGAGGTCTGTAAAATTAGGCTGCCCAACTCATGACTTTTAAGACTCTTGCTGTTTTCTTTGATGAACTGCCTAGATGGACAAAATATactacatttcattttaaatgagcaAGTCAAGACTAATTGTGATCACAGAACCATCAGAAATTAGAACATGTATAAAATCCTTTACTTACCAGGGGAAGGCTTTTTCCGGGAATGTTGGGAAAGTCGTGGTGTTCATTATGGTAACCCACATTGAAGGTGAGTAAATTCAGAGGCCCATAATATGAATAAGTTTCATGTCCCTTTAAGAACATATAATGTTCAGctataaaatgtccagaaatcGGGTGCAAACCTAGGCCAAATAAGGAGGCTGCCAACATGTAGACTAAAGATTTAACTCCCAAAACATAGTAAACCACGATGTCAAAAGTGATCTGGATCACAGTATTGATTATTTCCAGATAGGAGATTGGTTTGGGGTTGATGAACAGAGGTCGAAAAGCATAAAAGAGAGGCTGAAGGATGACCCATATAAACTTTCTAAAAGTAGTACAGAAGAACCAGCCTTCAAAGTCGGTTGGAATATCCACATCGATGCCGTCACCTCCGAGGTATCGATGATGATCCATGTGATATCTCTTAAAGGAAACTGAATATGGGACACCGATAGGGAGATTGGCAAATATTCCAAACCAACGATTCCACATAGCTTTGTAATGGCCAAAGGCGCTGTTGTGGGAAACTTCATGAATAGCCAGAGTCATTGAATGATTAACGCAGCTGCCAAAGGCATATGCCCAAAACAGGACCCATTTCCAGTCTAAGTCCTTTACTAAGTAAAATGCAACAAACTGAGTGAGAACCATCATAATTACAATCCATATCAAGTTGGAATCAGGCTTCATTAAGGATTTTATCTCTGGATACTTTgctgtaaggaaaaaaaacaaacaaaaaaatcaaagcctGAGAAAAGTGCATAACAGTTCTGCAATTAAACTAATATCAATTTACACATCAATTAAATTTTTCCAAATCATATGCTCTCTTTGAGACTATCAAATGTTCATCTACTACAGGGAAGGggtatatgcttttttaaaaataggtatattttgatgtggactatttttaatgtctattgaatttgttatcaTACCACTTCTGTTTCATCTTAGCTCTCTAACTAGGGATGGAACcaacaccccctgcattggaagtctttttttttctttaaatagagtATGCATGGGTTCTAAGTcccttctgactctttgcaactctggactgtagcctgccaggttcctctgtccagggcccaggcaaggatactggagtgggttgccatgccctccttcagggtggaaggcgaaatcttaaccactagactgccagggaagtcctgggaagaAGTATATTCTAACAGTAAAGTTACTAAATATCATGTCACAACAAATTTGAGaatttttgtaggaaaaaatgAGCCTCAAAATCTAGACCCTCATACATTAACAGAAAGATAGTCACAACATGAATAAATGTTATCTAGTTCCcttttctggagaaggcgatggcaccccactccagtactcttacctagaaaatcccatggatggaggagcctggtaggctgcagtccatggggttgcaaagagtcggacacgactgagcaacttcactttcacttttcactttcatgcattggagaaggaaatggcaacccactccagtgttcttgcctggagaatcccagggactggggagcctggtgggctgccgcctatggggtcgcacagagtcggacacgactgaaatgacttagcagcagcagcagttcccttttcactcttaaaaatttttgtatgttACCCCTTTCCCAGGGGGGGACGCGCGGGGCCGGGGGGGCCGGCGGCGCGCTCGtgtcccttccctctgccccgggcggtggggggagggaggagggcacgCGGGCGTCGGTGTGGCCCttgcactcaaaaaaaaaaaaaagaaagaaaaaaaaaaaattttttgtatgtTAAATTTGTAAGTTTTACAAAGTGGCAATCATAGTCTGATAAACTGATGTATCTGATTTAGGTTTTATAATTTCCTTATACTGACCAAGTCACTTCTACTTGCCAGTTTGTTGTAACTTCTAgccatttctgtattttcaaatgtttagatGTATAAATTTCTGCCAATGTAGACTTCTAGTTATCTCAAATTAGTGTAGATTCTAAAGAACTTTTATCGATTCACAatgcctctttctttcctttccttctgcatTAGGACTGAACAATGCTAATTTGTGTTAGATTATTATTTGTTGACTTCACACACAAATATCTAACCAAGTATTATGGAATATGCTAGTAATTCAGGGAAGTATTGCCTAGAGGCAAATGCAGATTCTTCTCCGTATCCTGCCACTCCAGGTAATGGAAGCCCAGATACACACTTTGGTTTTGTGGGTTGGCAAGTATGTTTAACCCAGCACAACAAAAAGAAGAGGAGCAGCTTCACCTTCTTTTCTCTAAAAGTGAAATGAAGAATTCTAGCTTAAAATGCAGGACAGGAAGGTAAGTCCAGTTTCACATATATAAGGGTCGGGTTAATTCAAGGTAATTCttgttcctttcctttcccctctcctaTCCCTAACTTCTCATCTTTCTTGCTGTTAGTCCATTTCATCAGTGTTAACAATTTTGTAGGCAATGGGTCAAAAAAAGTAATCTTATGGGTTTTGAGTCTAAAACTAATTATCCTGGGA
The sequence above is a segment of the Bos mutus isolate GX-2022 chromosome 16, NWIPB_WYAK_1.1, whole genome shotgun sequence genome. Coding sequences within it:
- the DEGS1 gene encoding sphingolipid delta(4)-desaturase DES1 gives rise to the protein MGNRVSREDFEWVYTDQPHATRRQEILAKYPEIKSLMKPDSNLIWIVIMMVLTQFVAFYLVKDLDWKWVLFWAYAFGSCVNHSMTLAIHEVSHNSAFGHYKAMWNRWFGIFANLPIGVPYSVSFKRYHMDHHRYLGGDGIDVDIPTDFEGWFFCTTFRKFIWVILQPLFYAFRPLFINPKPISYLEIINTVIQITFDIVVYYVLGVKSLVYMLAASLFGLGLHPISGHFIAEHYMFLKGHETYSYYGPLNLLTFNVGYHNEHHDFPNIPGKSLPLVRKIAAEYYDNLPHYNSWIKVLYDFVTDDTISPYSRMKRHLKGNEVQE